The following proteins are encoded in a genomic region of Brachypodium distachyon strain Bd21 chromosome 1, Brachypodium_distachyon_v3.0, whole genome shotgun sequence:
- the LOC104582137 gene encoding ethylene-responsive transcription factor CRF6: protein MAEIAKQAAEEAASWEDMCRAMGGPPAKKLKGVKSLGKGKYAAEIWMKEVGRTVWLGTFPSLKLAACAYELAARGILWRGRKASPNFEVIPSPALRREFEEELDKQELHHRGHEGSRRRPACLVHFRPAANLFGPPITVVRAPVQAPAESCVSTTLETGPEASSSSSAGEGQRASSGRRAFMAPMLNPNLTFVAEPVTGDNFTTDAWSRGVL from the coding sequence ATGGCGGAAATCGCGAAGCAggccgcggaggaggcggcgagctgGGAGGACATGTGCCGGGCCATGGGTGGTCCTCCGGCCAAGAAGCTCAAGGGTGTCAAGTCTTTAGGGAAGGGGAAGTACGCAGCTGAGATCTGGATGAAGGAAGTGGGGCGCACGGTATGGCTCGGAACATTCCCGTCCCTCAAGCTCGCCGCCTGCGCCTACGAGCTCGCGGCCAGGGGAATTCTGTGGCGGGGGCGCAAGGCCAGCCCCAACTTCGAGGTAATTCCTTCCCCGGCCTTGCGTCGAGAGTTTGAGGAGGAGCTGGACAAGCAGGAACTCCACCACAGGGGGCATGAGGGTTCTCGTCGTCGCCCTGCTTGTCTCGTTCACTTCAGGCCAGCAGCCAACCTGTTCGGCCCGCCCATCACCGTCGTCAGGGCGCCGGTGCAGGCCCCGGCGGAGAGCTGCGTCAGCACCACCCTGGAGACTGGTCCGgaggcttcttcttcttcgtctgcaGGCGAGGGCCAGCGCGCCTCCAGTGGTCGCCGGGCGTTCATGGCCCCGATGCTTAATCCTAATCTTACCTTCGTTGCAGAGCCTGTCACTGGCGACAACTTCACCACCGACGCGTGGTCTCGTGGCGTCCTGTAG